TTGATGTCTAATCCGCCACGGCGAGTATAGCGCGCATACACCGATAATTTTTCAAGATTAAAGGTGCGCCAAAGCTCACAATAAATACGCTCCACACATTGCTCATGGAACTCGTTGTGGTCGCGAAAAGAGATTAGGTACTTAAGTAGCGCTTCTCGGTCGATTTGCTTACCACGATAACTTATCACCACGCTTGCCCAGTCTGGCTGTGAAGTGATTAGGCAATTTGACTTGAGTAAGTGACTGTGAAGCGTCTCTTCAACCACGTCATTAGAGGCAAGTTGTAGTAAGTCACTATTTGGTGTGTAGGTATCAACTTCAATATCCAACTCGTCGATACACTCACCAGGGAGGCGTGAGAAAGGAATACAATCGAATTCGCCTGCGCCGAACAATGTGACGCTAACTTGACTATTTGATGCTGTGGAAAGGTCCGCAGCTAGCGTTTGACGCACGGTTTCCATTGTATCAAAGCGACTTTGGTTAAAGCTGTTCAAGTAAAGTTTGAACGATTTTGACTCAATGATATGTGAGCTTTGGCAAGGAAACACAAAAGTGGCAACGGCAACTTGAGGCTTGCCCTTGTTATTAAGCCAAGACAA
The sequence above is a segment of the Pseudoalteromonas piscicida genome. Coding sequences within it:
- the queF gene encoding NADPH-dependent 7-cyano-7-deazaguanine reductase QueF (Catalyzes the NADPH-dependent reduction of 7-cyano-7-deazaguanine (preQ0) to 7-aminomethyl-7-deazaguanine (preQ1) in queuosine biosynthesis), whose product is MTDYSNSPELQSSVLGKTTEYASVYTPGLLHPIARKLNRDQINVDESALPFKGEDTWTGYELSWLNNKGKPQVAVATFVFPCQSSHIIESKSFKLYLNSFNQSRFDTMETVRQTLAADLSTASNSQVSVTLFGAGEFDCIPFSRLPGECIDELDIEVDTYTPNSDLLQLASNDVVEETLHSHLLKSNCLITSQPDWASVVISYRGKQIDREALLKYLISFRDHNEFHEQCVERIYCELWRTFNLEKLSVYARYTRRGGLDINPYRSSEQDQTPYAVRTNRQ